One Desulfurobacteriaceae bacterium genomic window carries:
- the ispD gene encoding 2-C-methyl-D-erythritol 4-phosphate cytidylyltransferase, which translates to MRFAVIPAAGLGRRFGGKKQFFEMDGKLIVEFPLSVFQASKLIDGIILVLPKEDILVGERLREKYPKITKVVAGGAERQESVYNGLKAINQNVKEVIVHDGVRPFIFESTIESLVESFQILNFDGLILGVKPKETVKEIKGNHLVRKTLNRDRLILVQTPQIFKFPVLLDSHEKARKENFLATDDSALLERYGYTVGVVEGDYRNIKITTPEDLEIAKL; encoded by the coding sequence GTGAGATTTGCTGTAATTCCTGCTGCTGGTTTGGGGAGAAGATTCGGAGGAAAAAAGCAATTTTTTGAAATGGATGGAAAGCTTATAGTTGAGTTTCCTCTTTCCGTTTTTCAAGCATCAAAACTTATTGATGGAATTATCTTAGTCCTTCCAAAAGAGGATATCCTCGTAGGAGAACGTTTAAGAGAAAAATATCCAAAGATAACAAAAGTTGTTGCAGGTGGGGCTGAAAGGCAAGAGTCAGTTTATAATGGGCTTAAAGCGATTAATCAAAATGTAAAAGAGGTAATCGTTCATGACGGTGTAAGACCTTTCATCTTTGAGAGTACGATAGAAAGTCTTGTAGAAAGCTTTCAAATCTTGAATTTTGATGGTTTAATACTTGGTGTGAAACCCAAAGAAACTGTAAAAGAAATTAAGGGTAATCATCTTGTGAGAAAAACACTAAACAGGGATAGGTTAATCTTAGTTCAAACACCGCAAATTTTTAAATTTCCTGTTTTGTTAGATTCTCATGAAAAGGCGAGAAAAGAAAATTTCTTAGCTACCGATGATTCTGCTTTATTAGAAAGATACGGTTATACAGTTGGTGTAGTAGAGGGGGACTACAGGAATATAAAAATTACAACCCCCGAAGATTTGGAAATAGCAAAACTTTT
- a CDS encoding putative LPS assembly protein LptD: MKQVVLLTVFLFLFSLDSFAQNKLQIEAESLKGSVSKEVVAEGSVEILYGKVFLKGDKAYYREKGILRLEGNVFVKEGDTELFCDKLIYDLNTKKAVLTNVYGKLSSTDYIKAKRIERISEKEWVAYDGIYTPCSQRCPDWSIGAKKFNVLLGEGIKGKWVSFRIKEIPVFFLPYLSTPIIRERKTGFLLPRVGYRKEDGFIYKQPFYIVLGRSADLTLTYEKRTKDGNSKSAEFRYILSKNNKGNLSYSIINKEGQKD, encoded by the coding sequence TTGAAACAGGTTGTTTTGCTAACTGTTTTCCTGTTTTTGTTTTCTCTAGACTCCTTTGCACAAAATAAACTTCAAATAGAAGCGGAAAGTTTAAAGGGAAGTGTTAGTAAAGAAGTTGTTGCAGAAGGAAGTGTAGAGATACTTTACGGTAAAGTATTTCTAAAAGGGGATAAAGCTTATTATAGGGAGAAAGGTATTTTAAGACTCGAGGGAAATGTTTTTGTTAAAGAAGGTGATACTGAGCTTTTCTGTGATAAGTTGATTTACGACTTAAATACAAAAAAAGCAGTTCTTACAAACGTTTACGGAAAATTATCTTCCACTGATTACATCAAAGCTAAGAGGATAGAAAGAATATCCGAAAAAGAGTGGGTTGCCTATGACGGAATTTATACTCCGTGTTCACAAAGATGTCCCGATTGGTCTATTGGGGCAAAAAAGTTTAACGTTCTTCTTGGAGAAGGTATAAAAGGTAAATGGGTATCTTTTAGAATAAAGGAAATTCCTGTCTTTTTCTTGCCATATTTAAGTACTCCCATAATTAGGGAAAGAAAGACCGGTTTTTTACTTCCAAGAGTAGGGTATAGAAAAGAAGATGGTTTTATATACAAACAACCTTTTTATATAGTTCTTGGAAGAAGCGCAGACCTTACTTTAACTTATGAGAAGAGAACAAAAGATGGAAATAGCAAAAGTGCTGAGTTCCGATATATTCTTTCTAAAAATAATAAAGGAAACTTGTCATATTCGATTATAAATAAAGAAGGTCAAAAAGACT
- a CDS encoding RNA methyltransferase gives MAVYVALLHYPVYNKARKVVSTSLTTLDIHDIARASRTYGVKRYYLVQPIENHLWLANKLLTFWQGGHGKEYNPKRWEALKLVKAVPYFEDALKDIEKEDNVKPKIVVTTARNYENAISFKELREKIENGKDIIICFGTGWGLTEEFIKSADYILEPVKGPTDYNHLSVRSAAAIILDRLLG, from the coding sequence ATGGCTGTATATGTGGCACTACTCCACTATCCGGTTTACAATAAGGCAAGGAAAGTAGTATCAACATCACTTACAACTCTTGATATACATGACATAGCGAGAGCTTCTAGAACTTACGGAGTGAAAAGATACTACCTTGTTCAACCGATAGAAAACCATTTGTGGCTTGCAAATAAGCTTCTAACCTTCTGGCAAGGAGGACACGGAAAGGAATACAATCCCAAAAGGTGGGAAGCATTAAAACTCGTTAAGGCTGTTCCTTACTTTGAAGATGCATTAAAAGATATAGAGAAAGAGGATAATGTAAAACCGAAAATTGTTGTTACTACCGCAAGGAATTATGAAAATGCTATCTCGTTTAAAGAATTAAGAGAGAAAATAGAGAATGGAAAGGACATTATCATTTGCTTTGGAACCGGTTGGGGACTTACCGAGGAGTTTATAAAAAGCGCTGATTATATCTTAGAACCCGTAAAAGGGCCTACCGACTATAACCATCTTTCTGTACGATCAGCAGCAGCAATAATTCTTGATAGACTCTTAGG